One stretch of Halalkalicoccus sp. NIPERK01 DNA includes these proteins:
- a CDS encoding heterodisulfide reductase-related iron-sulfur binding cluster gives MHVVAQTGGEITRETFWGIGPVGKGMFYFLSVVALLVFVYGVYERFARYARGDEEWTDRLDGLASRVVAAARIVGSNEKQFNRDLYGGLMHAFIMWGFLVLLIGTTILFVDMDFYRPLTGDSFWVGDFYLAYSLVLDAFGLLFVVGLGMAMYRRYVVRNERLWGKHTSLEDDAFVWALFLLGAGGFLVQGVGMVGQEIRAEETVSFVGVFTAALLEAGGLTPEGAAAVYPWVWWHHSILALVFVAWIPYAKPFHMLSSFANVVARTEKAGKVLPNVPADLDATNAESIDDFTWKELLDQDACTKCGRCSAVCPAKASDRPLDPRDVILDLKGYREELDAGGEEEPIIADGGASVIDAETMESCMACMACMDACPVEIEHLNSFTRMNRQLTDQGDVDSNVQDVFQNVMQKGNTFGNPQRKRADWADELAFDLTDAREEQVEYLWYVGDYPSFDDRNKKVARSLARLFEQADVSFGILFDDERYDGNDVRRVGEEFLYLELAGHMVETFEDCEFERIVCTDPHSYNTMKNEYPEVDFSEFADDPMMPFEYDERWNSNGDIEVLHWTQAVEDLVREGRLGLSGNELDYTVTYHDPCHLGRYNDEYEAPRDLVRATGADLYEMPRNRADSFCCGGGGGGLWMEFDEEPKPSEERLREALEDTEAGADVEKFVVACPMCMTMYEDGRKTGGFEDDIEVVDVAELLIEAVESKGVAAD, from the coding sequence ATGCACGTCGTCGCCCAGACCGGCGGGGAGATCACCCGCGAGACGTTTTGGGGGATCGGTCCCGTCGGCAAGGGGATGTTCTACTTCCTCTCGGTCGTCGCCCTCCTCGTGTTCGTCTACGGCGTCTACGAGCGCTTCGCGCGCTACGCGCGGGGCGACGAGGAGTGGACCGACCGACTCGACGGCCTCGCCTCGCGGGTCGTCGCGGCGGCGCGGATCGTCGGCTCGAACGAGAAGCAGTTCAACCGCGACCTCTACGGCGGGCTGATGCACGCCTTTATCATGTGGGGCTTTCTCGTCCTCCTGATCGGTACCACGATCCTGTTCGTCGACATGGACTTCTACCGGCCGCTCACCGGCGACTCGTTCTGGGTCGGCGACTTCTATTTGGCCTACTCGCTCGTGCTCGACGCCTTCGGTCTCCTCTTTGTTGTCGGCCTCGGAATGGCGATGTACAGGAGATACGTCGTGCGCAACGAGCGCCTGTGGGGAAAACACACCAGCCTTGAGGACGACGCGTTCGTCTGGGCGCTCTTCCTCCTCGGCGCCGGGGGCTTCCTCGTCCAGGGCGTCGGCATGGTCGGCCAGGAGATCCGCGCCGAAGAGACCGTGAGCTTCGTCGGCGTCTTCACCGCCGCGCTACTGGAGGCCGGCGGCCTGACCCCCGAGGGTGCGGCCGCCGTCTATCCGTGGGTCTGGTGGCACCACTCGATCCTCGCGCTCGTCTTCGTCGCGTGGATCCCCTACGCCAAGCCGTTCCACATGCTCTCCTCGTTCGCGAACGTCGTGGCCCGAACCGAGAAGGCCGGAAAGGTGTTGCCGAACGTCCCCGCCGACCTCGACGCCACCAACGCCGAGTCGATCGACGATTTCACCTGGAAGGAACTGCTCGATCAGGACGCCTGCACCAAGTGCGGGCGGTGTTCCGCGGTCTGTCCCGCGAAGGCCAGTGATAGACCGCTCGACCCGCGGGACGTGATCCTCGACCTGAAGGGGTATCGAGAGGAACTCGACGCCGGAGGCGAGGAGGAACCGATCATCGCCGACGGCGGGGCGAGCGTGATCGACGCCGAGACGATGGAGTCGTGTATGGCCTGCATGGCCTGCATGGACGCCTGCCCCGTCGAGATCGAGCATCTAAACAGTTTTACCAGAATGAACCGCCAGCTCACCGACCAGGGCGACGTCGATTCGAACGTCCAGGACGTCTTCCAGAACGTGATGCAGAAGGGCAATACCTTCGGAAATCCCCAGCGCAAACGCGCCGACTGGGCCGACGAACTGGCGTTCGACCTCACCGACGCCCGCGAGGAGCAGGTAGAATACCTCTGGTACGTCGGCGACTACCCCAGCTTCGACGACCGAAACAAGAAGGTGGCGCGCTCGCTCGCGAGGCTGTTCGAGCAGGCCGACGTCTCGTTCGGCATCCTCTTCGACGACGAGCGCTACGACGGCAACGACGTCCGGCGGGTCGGCGAGGAGTTCCTGTATCTGGAACTCGCCGGACACATGGTGGAGACCTTCGAGGACTGTGAGTTCGAGCGGATCGTCTGTACGGATCCCCACTCGTACAACACGATGAAAAACGAGTACCCCGAGGTGGACTTCTCGGAGTTCGCCGACGACCCGATGATGCCCTTCGAGTACGACGAGCGGTGGAATTCGAACGGCGATATCGAGGTGCTCCACTGGACCCAAGCGGTGGAAGACCTCGTCCGGGAGGGACGACTCGGTCTCTCAGGGAATGAACTCGACTACACCGTGACCTACCACGACCCCTGTCACCTGGGCCGGTACAACGACGAGTACGAGGCCCCGCGCGACCTCGTGCGGGCGACGGGCGCGGACCTCTACGAGATGCCGCGCAATCGCGCGGACTCCTTTTGCTGTGGCGGCGGCGGGGGCGGGCTCTGGATGGAGTTCGACGAGGAGCCCAAACCCAGCGAGGAACGCCTCCGGGAGGCTTTGGAGGACACCGAGGCCGGAGCCGACGTGGAGAAGTTCGTGGTGGCCTGCCCGATGTGCATGACGATGTACGAAGATGGCAGAAAGACGGGCGGCTTCGAGGACGACATCGAGGTCGTCGACGTGGCCGAACTGCTGATCGAGGCCGTCGAATCCAAAGGAGTCGCGGCGGACTAG
- a CDS encoding energy-coupling factor transporter transmembrane protein EcfT → MLSYHPGDSLAHRLDPRTKLAVQIAFVVAAFAHTTTAGLAVLTLLAVVVLTSARLSPVSALYAYRFALPFLLVGPLIEGLTLGGFDPARAFATGLASYRVLLVLLVSAAYVRSTPVRESRAAIQWAVPGKAGAFLGMGTAFVFRLLPLLVADLKRAREAMNARLGSERTVHERMALLTVMGVERALARADSFSLALRARCFAWNPTLPRLALSRTDLPAIALAIGLLLSVVY, encoded by the coding sequence ATGCTGAGCTACCACCCCGGGGACTCGCTCGCCCACCGGCTCGACCCGCGGACGAAACTCGCCGTCCAGATCGCCTTCGTCGTCGCGGCGTTCGCCCACACCACGACCGCGGGACTGGCCGTCCTGACCCTCCTCGCGGTCGTGGTCCTCACGAGTGCGCGCCTCTCGCCGGTCTCGGCGCTCTACGCCTACCGCTTCGCCCTCCCCTTCCTCCTCGTCGGTCCGTTGATCGAGGGGCTCACCCTCGGCGGGTTCGATCCCGCGAGAGCGTTCGCAACCGGCCTCGCGAGCTATCGGGTGCTGTTGGTCCTGCTGGTCTCGGCCGCCTACGTCCGCTCGACGCCGGTCAGGGAGTCGCGCGCGGCGATCCAATGGGCCGTACCGGGGAAAGCGGGTGCCTTCCTCGGCATGGGCACCGCCTTCGTCTTTCGCCTGCTCCCCCTGCTGGTCGCGGACCTGAAACGCGCCCGCGAGGCGATGAACGCCCGGTTGGGAAGCGAGCGGACGGTCCACGAGCGGATGGCGCTCCTGACCGTTATGGGCGTCGAGCGCGCGCTCGCGCGCGCCGATAGCTTCTCGCTCGCCTTGCGAGCGCGGTGTTTCGCGTGGAATCCGACGCTTCCCCGACTAGCCCTCTCGCGAACGGATCTGCCCGCGATCGCACTGGCGATTGGCCTTCTCCTCTCGGTGGTCTACTAG
- a CDS encoding energy-coupling factor ABC transporter ATP-binding protein, giving the protein MIEVRDLRHEYEGTRALDDVSLSIPDGEFLVLAGPNGSGKSTLIRHWNGLLEPDSGEVLIDGRRVGEDLVAARTKVGMVFQNPRDGFVAATVGADVAFGPENLGLAHEEIDRRVADALRAVNLDGRDEERIESLSGGEQERLAIAGALAMAPAHLVLDEPFTGLDEPAREAVLDRLEALSATGTGVIVVTHDLRDVLALADRLVVLSAGRMVRDGDPESVDLSGLGVRAPC; this is encoded by the coding sequence ATGATCGAGGTCCGAGACCTGCGACACGAGTACGAGGGAACGCGGGCGCTCGACGACGTCTCGCTCTCGATACCCGACGGCGAGTTCCTGGTGCTGGCGGGACCCAACGGCTCGGGCAAGAGCACGCTGATCCGCCACTGGAACGGGCTGTTGGAACCCGATTCCGGGGAGGTGCTGATCGACGGCCGACGCGTGGGCGAGGACCTCGTGGCCGCCCGGACGAAGGTCGGAATGGTGTTTCAGAACCCGCGGGACGGCTTCGTCGCCGCGACCGTCGGTGCGGACGTGGCGTTCGGCCCCGAGAACCTCGGGCTGGCTCACGAGGAGATCGACCGCCGGGTCGCGGACGCGCTGAGAGCGGTGAACCTCGACGGGCGGGACGAGGAGCGAATCGAGTCGCTCTCGGGGGGCGAACAGGAGCGACTGGCCATCGCGGGCGCGCTCGCGATGGCGCCCGCGCATCTGGTGCTCGACGAGCCGTTTACCGGCCTCGACGAACCCGCGAGGGAAGCGGTACTCGACCGCCTCGAAGCGCTCTCGGCAACGGGGACGGGCGTGATCGTCGTCACCCACGACCTGCGGGACGTCCTCGCCCTCGCCGACAGGTTGGTCGTGCTCTCGGCGGGACGGATGGTCCGCGATGGGGACCCCGAATCGGTCGACCTCTCGGGGCTCGGCGTCCGCGCCCCATGCTGA
- a CDS encoding biotin transporter BioY: protein MSTETESVDLVDDATVKNVARAALLAALTGAFAYVSFPYPLSPAPVTLQVLGVFLAGILLGPVWGGAAMALYLVAGAVGAPVFAGGEAGLGSLVGPTAGYLWSYPLAAAAVGALVHGRSVGPLGTVGLPRLVGAMAVGVCVIYAVGVAGLMAVLGLSLSNAVLTGAVVFLPAEALKMAAAVGIVRSDRLTAA from the coding sequence ATGAGCACGGAAACCGAGTCGGTCGACCTCGTCGACGACGCGACGGTGAAGAACGTCGCTCGGGCGGCGCTGTTGGCCGCGTTGACCGGCGCGTTCGCCTACGTCTCGTTCCCCTATCCGCTGTCGCCCGCGCCGGTGACCCTGCAGGTACTGGGGGTGTTCCTCGCCGGCATCCTCTTGGGCCCGGTCTGGGGCGGGGCGGCGATGGCGCTGTACCTCGTCGCGGGCGCGGTCGGCGCGCCCGTCTTCGCGGGCGGGGAGGCGGGGCTGGGATCGCTCGTCGGCCCGACGGCGGGCTACCTCTGGTCGTACCCGCTGGCCGCCGCCGCCGTCGGCGCGCTCGTTCACGGCCGGTCGGTCGGCCCCCTCGGAACGGTCGGCCTCCCGCGGTTGGTCGGGGCGATGGCCGTCGGGGTGTGCGTGATCTACGCCGTGGGCGTCGCGGGGCTGATGGCCGTGCTGGGGCTCTCGCTTTCGAACGCGGTCCTGACGGGCGCGGTCGTCTTCCTGCCCGCGGAGGCGCTGAAGATGGCCGCCGCCGTCGGGATCGTCCGCAGCGATCGGCTGACCGCCGCATGA